Proteins co-encoded in one Anabas testudineus chromosome 8, fAnaTes1.2, whole genome shotgun sequence genomic window:
- the LOC113160025 gene encoding somatostatin receptor type 2-like yields the protein MDSWIFPTTPVNVSEKFIYDSFMQGNESDLHGNHTDHSFTRTSTVVITCMYFLVCTVGLCGNALVIYVILRYAKMKTVTNIYILNLAVADVLFMLGLPFIAIQLALVHWPFGPVLCRVVMTVDSLNQFTSIFCLMVMSIDRYLAVVHPIKSTKWRKPRMAKTINLTVWGVSLMVNLPIVIYSGIITKHDVCFCTIVWPEPQEAYYTAFMFYTFILGFFLPLMVICLCYLFIIIKVKSSGIRVGSSKRKRSEKKVTRMVSIVVAVFVFCWLPFYVFNVTSVTGTISTTPILRSTFAFVVVLGYANSCANPILYAFLSENFKKSFQNVLCLKKVGGLDEVERSDSRQDKSRMMNDPTETQSTLLNGDLQTSI from the coding sequence ATGGACTCCTGGATCTTCCCAACGACCCCAGTGAACGTGTCCGAGAAGTTTATCTATGACAGCTTCATGCAGGGCAATGAGTCCGACCTTCATGGAAATCACACGGACCACAGCTTCACCAGGACCAGTACAGTCGTCATCACCTGCATGTACTTTCTGGTCTGCACCGTGGGGCTCTGTGGAAATGCCCTCGTCATCTACGTCATCCTGCGCTACGCCAAGATGAAAACAGTCACTAACATCTACATCCTCAACCTGGCAGTGGCTGACGTGCTCTTCATGCTGGGCCTGCCATTCATTGCCATCCAGTTGGCGTTGGTCCACTGGCCGTTCGGCCCAGTGCTCTGCAGGGTAGTGATGACCGTCGACTCCCTGAATCAGTTCACATCCATCTTCTGCCTTATGGTCATGAGCATCGATCGATACCTGGCTGTGGTGCATCCAATTAAGTCCACAAAGTGGCGCAAGCCTCGCATGGCCAAGACCATCAACCTAACAGTGTGGGGGGTGTCGCTGATGGTTAATCTGCCCATTGTTATCTACAGCGGTATCATCACAAAGCATGATGTCTGCTTCTGCACCATAGTGTGGCCTGAGCCGCAGGAGGCTTACTACACGGCATTCATGTTCTACACTTTTATCCTGGGATTCTTCTTGCCCCTCATGGTCATCTGCCTTTGCTAcctgttcatcatcatcaaggtGAAGTCCTCAGGCATCCGTGTGGGCTCTTCCAAGAGGAAGCGCTCCGAGAAGAAGGTGACTCGGATGGTGTCCATCGTGGTGGCGGTGTTTGTCTTCTGCTGGCTGCCTTTCTACGTCTTCAACGTCACCTCAGTGACGGGCACCATCAGCACCACGCCAATCCTTAGAAGCACTTTTGCTTTCGTGGTGGTGCTAGGCTACGCCAACAGCTGCGCAAACCCCATCCTCTACGCCTTCCTGTCGGAGAACTTCAAGAAGAGTTTCCAGAACGTTCTCTGTCTCAAGAAGGTTGGAGGACTGGACGAGGTTGAGCGCAGCGATAGCCGGCAGGATAAATCTCGCATGATGAACGACCCCACGGAGACACAAAGCACTCTGCTGAATGGTGACCTGCAGACCAGCATCTGA
- the LOC113161253 gene encoding ubiquitin carboxyl-terminal hydrolase 22-like isoform X1 translates to MSPAGCSHVNGYKVDNWKQNLRVIYQCFVWSGTAETRRRKAKSCICHTCGAHLNRLHSCLYCVFFGCFTKKHIHEHAKNKRHNLAIDLLYGGIYCFVCQDYIYDKDMEQIAKEEQRKSWKLQGTAFCFLSENLMPFQKCLFTAVTFVYFVPPGIGEKYTTWEPTKRELELLRHNPKRRKITTNCTIGLRGLINLGNTCFMNCIVQALTHTPLLRDFFLSDRHKCEMQSNSCLVCEMSQLFQEFYSGHRSPHIPFRLLHLVWTHARHLAGYEQQDAHEFLIAALDVLHRHCKGDTIRDDNGKKANNPNHCNCIIDQIFTGGLQSDVTCQVCHGVSTTIDPFWDISLDLPGSSTPFWPLSPGGDGSTVNGESHLSGSTTLTDCLRRFTRPEHLGSSAKIKCGGCHSYQESTKQLTMKKLPIVACFHLKRFEHSAKLRRKITTYVSFPLELDMTPFMASSKESRMNGQYQQTVDVLNNDNKYSLFAVVNHQGTLESGHYTSFIRQHKDQWFKCDDAIITKASIKDVLDSEGYLLFYHKQFLEYE, encoded by the exons gcCAAGTCGTGTATCTGTCACACGTGTGGCGCCCACCTGAACCGGCTCCACTCTTGTCTCTACTGTGTCTTTTTCGGCTGTTTTACGAAGAAACACATCCACGAGCACGCAAAAAACAAGAGGCATAATCTAG CTATAGACCTATTATACGGTGGAatatattgttttgtgtgtcaaGACTACATATACGACAAAGACATGGAGCAGATTGCCAAAGAGGAACAGCGGAAATCCTGGAAATTGCAAGgtacagctttttgttttctgtccgAGAACTTAATGCCTTTTCAAAAATGTCTGTTTACCGCTGTCACATTTGTTTACTTTGTACCACCAGGCATAGGAGAGAAATACACAACATGGGAGCCAACCAAGAGGGAGCTAGAATTATTACGGCACAATCCAAAGCGAAGAAAAATCACTACGAACTGTACCATAG GTTTACGAGGCTTAATAAACCTGGGCAATACGTGTTTCATGAACTGTATTGTTCAGGCTCTAACACACACCCCACTGCTGCGAgacttctttctctctgacagacacAAATGCGAGATGCAATCAAACTCCTGTCTGGTGTGTGAGATGTCGCAGCTTTTTCAGGAG TTCTACTCGGGCCACCGTTCACCCCACATTCCCTTCCGGCTGCTGCACCTGGTGTGGACCCATGCACGCCATCTCGCAGGCTATGAGCAGCAAGACGCCCATGAGTTTCTCATTGCAGCGTTGGATGTACTACATAGGCACTGCAAAGGGGACACCATCA GAGATGACAATGGGAAGAAGGCCAACAATCCAAATCACTGTAACTGTATTATTGACCAAATCTTCACTGGGGGCCTACAATCAGATGTTACCTGTCAAGTTTGCCA TGGGGTTTCTACAACGATAGATCCATTCTGGGACATCAGTCTGGACCTGCCTGGCTCATCTACGCCTTTTTGGCCCCTCAGCCCTGGAGGAGACGGCAGCACAGTCAATGGAGAGAGCCACCTGTCAGGGTCCACCACGCTCACAGACTGCCTACGCAG GTTTACGCGGCCTGAGCATCTAGGAAGCAGTGCCAAAATCAAGTGTGGTGGTTGCCATAGTTACCAGGAGTCCACCAAACAGCTGACAATGAAGAAGCTCCCGATCGTAGCATGTTTTCATCTCAAA CGCTTTGAGCACTCTGCTAAACTGCGGAGGAAGATCACTACATATGTTTCCTTCCCTCTAGAGTTGGACATGACGCCTTTCATGGCATCCAG TAAAGAAAGCAGAATGAATGGGCAGTATCAACAGACAGTTGATGTATTAAACAACGACAATAA gtattCCTTGTTTGCTGTGGTCAACCACCAAGGCACATTGGAGAGTGGCCACTACACCAGCTTCATCCGCCAGCACAAAGACCAGTGGTTCAAATGTGATGACGCCATAATCACCAAGGCCAGCATTAAGGATGTGCTCGATAGTGAAGG GTATCTCTTATTCTACCATAAACAGTTCCTTGAGTATGAGTAG
- the LOC113161253 gene encoding ubiquitin carboxyl-terminal hydrolase 22-like isoform X2, with product MSPAGCSHVNGYKVDNWKQNLRVIYQCFVWSGTAETRRRKAKSCICHTCGAHLNRLHSCLYCVFFGCFTKKHIHEHAKNKRHNLAIDLLYGGIYCFVCQDYIYDKDMEQIAKEEQRKSWKLQGIGEKYTTWEPTKRELELLRHNPKRRKITTNCTIGLRGLINLGNTCFMNCIVQALTHTPLLRDFFLSDRHKCEMQSNSCLVCEMSQLFQEFYSGHRSPHIPFRLLHLVWTHARHLAGYEQQDAHEFLIAALDVLHRHCKGDTIRDDNGKKANNPNHCNCIIDQIFTGGLQSDVTCQVCHGVSTTIDPFWDISLDLPGSSTPFWPLSPGGDGSTVNGESHLSGSTTLTDCLRRFTRPEHLGSSAKIKCGGCHSYQESTKQLTMKKLPIVACFHLKRFEHSAKLRRKITTYVSFPLELDMTPFMASSKESRMNGQYQQTVDVLNNDNKYSLFAVVNHQGTLESGHYTSFIRQHKDQWFKCDDAIITKASIKDVLDSEGYLLFYHKQFLEYE from the exons gcCAAGTCGTGTATCTGTCACACGTGTGGCGCCCACCTGAACCGGCTCCACTCTTGTCTCTACTGTGTCTTTTTCGGCTGTTTTACGAAGAAACACATCCACGAGCACGCAAAAAACAAGAGGCATAATCTAG CTATAGACCTATTATACGGTGGAatatattgttttgtgtgtcaaGACTACATATACGACAAAGACATGGAGCAGATTGCCAAAGAGGAACAGCGGAAATCCTGGAAATTGCAAG GCATAGGAGAGAAATACACAACATGGGAGCCAACCAAGAGGGAGCTAGAATTATTACGGCACAATCCAAAGCGAAGAAAAATCACTACGAACTGTACCATAG GTTTACGAGGCTTAATAAACCTGGGCAATACGTGTTTCATGAACTGTATTGTTCAGGCTCTAACACACACCCCACTGCTGCGAgacttctttctctctgacagacacAAATGCGAGATGCAATCAAACTCCTGTCTGGTGTGTGAGATGTCGCAGCTTTTTCAGGAG TTCTACTCGGGCCACCGTTCACCCCACATTCCCTTCCGGCTGCTGCACCTGGTGTGGACCCATGCACGCCATCTCGCAGGCTATGAGCAGCAAGACGCCCATGAGTTTCTCATTGCAGCGTTGGATGTACTACATAGGCACTGCAAAGGGGACACCATCA GAGATGACAATGGGAAGAAGGCCAACAATCCAAATCACTGTAACTGTATTATTGACCAAATCTTCACTGGGGGCCTACAATCAGATGTTACCTGTCAAGTTTGCCA TGGGGTTTCTACAACGATAGATCCATTCTGGGACATCAGTCTGGACCTGCCTGGCTCATCTACGCCTTTTTGGCCCCTCAGCCCTGGAGGAGACGGCAGCACAGTCAATGGAGAGAGCCACCTGTCAGGGTCCACCACGCTCACAGACTGCCTACGCAG GTTTACGCGGCCTGAGCATCTAGGAAGCAGTGCCAAAATCAAGTGTGGTGGTTGCCATAGTTACCAGGAGTCCACCAAACAGCTGACAATGAAGAAGCTCCCGATCGTAGCATGTTTTCATCTCAAA CGCTTTGAGCACTCTGCTAAACTGCGGAGGAAGATCACTACATATGTTTCCTTCCCTCTAGAGTTGGACATGACGCCTTTCATGGCATCCAG TAAAGAAAGCAGAATGAATGGGCAGTATCAACAGACAGTTGATGTATTAAACAACGACAATAA gtattCCTTGTTTGCTGTGGTCAACCACCAAGGCACATTGGAGAGTGGCCACTACACCAGCTTCATCCGCCAGCACAAAGACCAGTGGTTCAAATGTGATGACGCCATAATCACCAAGGCCAGCATTAAGGATGTGCTCGATAGTGAAGG GTATCTCTTATTCTACCATAAACAGTTCCTTGAGTATGAGTAG